One region of Metallosphaera sedula DSM 5348 genomic DNA includes:
- a CDS encoding Lrp/AsnC ligand binding domain-containing protein, producing the protein MGSLKAYVLLITSIGKETDVLNELKKLEGVKDGTAVYGEYDVVVEIEGKDLDDINRTISQIRRNPNIIRTVTLISM; encoded by the coding sequence ATGGGTAGCCTAAAAGCATATGTGTTATTAATTACATCCATAGGGAAAGAAACAGATGTTCTAAACGAATTGAAAAAGCTTGAGGGAGTTAAGGACGGAACTGCTGTATATGGAGAATATGACGTTGTGGTGGAGATTGAGGGAAAGGATTTGGACGACATTAACAGAACGATAAGCCAGATAAGGAGAAACCCAAATATAATTAGAACAGTAACTCTCATTTCAATGTAA
- a CDS encoding ribbon-helix-helix protein, CopG family — MRVITFKAEEDLLELLDRYAIRYGLNRSEAIRKAIEKMVKDEMSKETVPVARVERMKL, encoded by the coding sequence ATGAGAGTAATTACATTCAAGGCAGAAGAAGATCTACTTGAGTTATTGGATAGATATGCAATAAGGTATGGCCTCAATAGGAGTGAGGCCATAAGGAAGGCCATAGAAAAGATGGTCAAGGATGAAATGAGTAAGGAGACAGTTCCCGTTGCGAGAGTAGAAAGAATGAAACTGTAA
- a CDS encoding MBL fold metallo-hydrolase, with product MIRLHGHSMISIGDFLVIDPHDGGSIGLPRPVMRRAEYVFMTHDHYDHNAFQIIESKEKRTGFTGTFSSSGYSIQGIRVNHDRNGGKSRGKTSIYTVKIGNLSFVHMGDIGEYPRESLIKDLAADILALPVGGVITIDGKEASQLVKEISPSVVIPMHYWVKGHLMPLDPPDEFLNLTGLQVYLENEIDENNLKKGIYLYKP from the coding sequence ATGATAAGACTTCACGGACATTCCATGATATCTATAGGTGACTTTTTAGTCATAGACCCGCACGACGGAGGAAGTATAGGTCTCCCAAGGCCAGTCATGAGGCGGGCAGAGTATGTTTTCATGACCCATGATCACTACGACCATAACGCGTTTCAAATAATAGAAAGTAAGGAGAAAAGAACGGGTTTCACTGGGACCTTCTCCTCTTCAGGTTACTCCATACAGGGTATACGCGTTAATCACGACAGAAACGGCGGTAAATCCCGCGGAAAAACCAGCATATACACTGTGAAGATCGGGAATCTGTCTTTTGTTCACATGGGAGATATAGGGGAGTATCCGAGGGAGAGCCTGATAAAAGATCTAGCTGCAGACATCTTGGCTTTACCGGTAGGCGGAGTAATAACCATTGACGGGAAAGAGGCATCACAGCTTGTCAAGGAAATATCTCCATCAGTTGTGATCCCAATGCATTACTGGGTTAAGGGACACCTTATGCCATTGGATCCGCCGGACGAATTCCTAAACCTCACGGGGCTCCAGGTTTATCTTGAGAACGAGATAGATGAAAACAATCTTAAGAAAGGAATTTACTTGTATAAACCTTAA
- a CDS encoding isopropylmalate synthase — translation MFSTRRVRIFDTTLRDGEQAPGIDLTIDQKVRIARQLQRLGVDTIEAGFPASSEGEFIATKKIIEEVGDSVEVTGLARANKNDIDKGIEAGLSSIHVFIATSDVHLKYKLKMTREQVIDRIYESVRYAKSHGLIVEYSPEDATRTEEEFLLQAVKTAVEAGADRINIPDTVGVMHPFKFQEVIRKVVSVASGRIISVHCHNDFGLATANSIAGVVGGARQVHVTVNGIGERAGNASLEEVVMALKKLLDYEVGVKPWLLYDTSKLVSELTGVPVPFFKAVVGDNAFGHEAGIHVHGVIENPLTYEPMSPEEVGNFRRLALGKHSGIHGLRKILEDQGIYLDDEKLKVVLSEVKKMADTGHRVSAEDAKRIASRFLSS, via the coding sequence GTGTTCTCCACTAGAAGAGTTAGAATATTTGATACAACTTTGCGTGACGGAGAGCAAGCTCCTGGGATAGATCTTACCATAGATCAGAAAGTGAGGATAGCAAGGCAGTTGCAAAGGCTAGGAGTAGACACGATAGAGGCAGGGTTTCCAGCATCTTCAGAGGGCGAGTTCATCGCAACCAAGAAGATCATAGAGGAAGTGGGAGACTCCGTTGAGGTCACAGGTCTTGCTAGGGCAAATAAGAACGATATTGACAAGGGTATAGAGGCAGGTCTTTCAAGCATCCATGTGTTCATTGCCACCTCGGACGTGCATCTTAAGTATAAGTTGAAAATGACGAGAGAACAGGTAATAGACAGGATCTATGAATCCGTGAGGTACGCAAAATCTCACGGCCTGATAGTGGAGTACAGCCCTGAGGACGCTACGCGAACGGAGGAAGAGTTCCTATTGCAGGCTGTTAAAACCGCAGTTGAGGCTGGCGCTGATAGGATAAATATACCAGATACCGTTGGGGTAATGCATCCCTTCAAGTTCCAGGAAGTAATTAGGAAAGTAGTTTCTGTAGCTTCGGGGAGGATCATAAGTGTTCATTGCCACAATGACTTTGGATTGGCTACAGCGAACTCCATAGCCGGTGTTGTGGGCGGAGCTAGACAGGTACATGTTACAGTTAATGGTATAGGGGAGAGGGCCGGGAACGCATCCCTTGAGGAAGTGGTGATGGCCCTGAAGAAGCTCCTAGATTACGAGGTTGGAGTCAAGCCCTGGTTACTTTATGACACCAGTAAGCTTGTATCAGAGCTTACGGGTGTTCCAGTCCCGTTCTTCAAGGCGGTAGTAGGGGACAATGCTTTTGGACATGAGGCCGGGATCCACGTTCATGGTGTTATAGAAAATCCGCTCACCTACGAGCCCATGTCACCTGAGGAAGTCGGCAACTTCAGGAGACTTGCCTTGGGTAAACATAGCGGAATACATGGGCTTAGAAAGATCCTTGAGGACCAGGGTATATACCTGGATGACGAGAAGTTAAAGGTAGTGTTGAGCGAAGTTAAGAAGATGGCAGATACTGGTCATAGGGTAAGTGCAGAGGACGCGAAGAGGATAGCATCTAGATTTTTGAGCTCCTGA
- a CDS encoding 6-hydroxymethylpterin diphosphokinase MptE-like protein: protein MFHDQFRWLRFYDRIRSEFGFSLRDDYISSVLLNLRITEDLEYRLAKIIDGKDVALVGAGPSLERVNEIRGDVIVSADGATNYLVKRGIIPDVVVTDLDGLMTFPDSMYVVHAHGDNMPLHWKLGMMRSVIGTTQVYPFGRLKLYGGFTDGDRAFVLAKTFNARSIRLYAMDLDSDFIGMYSKPFLRENVPMTYMKRRKLHIAKEIIHTLTRKDL, encoded by the coding sequence ATATTTCATGATCAGTTCAGATGGCTCAGGTTCTATGACAGGATAAGAAGCGAGTTCGGCTTCTCCCTCAGAGACGATTATATTTCATCTGTCTTACTTAACCTAAGAATTACAGAGGATCTAGAGTACAGACTGGCTAAAATCATAGACGGAAAGGATGTGGCCCTAGTGGGAGCTGGTCCATCCCTGGAACGTGTTAACGAGATTAGGGGCGATGTCATAGTCTCAGCTGATGGTGCAACTAATTATCTTGTGAAGAGGGGGATAATCCCGGATGTGGTTGTCACGGATCTAGATGGGTTGATGACCTTTCCAGACTCAATGTACGTGGTTCATGCCCATGGGGATAACATGCCTCTGCACTGGAAATTAGGGATGATGAGGAGTGTGATAGGCACAACTCAGGTTTACCCCTTTGGAAGACTGAAGTTATATGGTGGTTTCACAGATGGGGATAGGGCCTTCGTTTTGGCGAAAACCTTCAATGCAAGATCAATTAGGCTCTACGCCATGGATCTGGACTCAGATTTCATAGGCATGTACTCTAAACCCTTTCTAAGGGAGAACGTACCCATGACTTACATGAAGAGAAGAAAACTCCACATAGCAAAAGAAATTATTCATACCCTAACTAGGAAAGATTTATAA
- a CDS encoding HEPN domain-containing protein, giving the protein MNNSALASEYLLRATRTLKESTDAFNDGDLYYTVVRCKETLENLASTLLSLYGILTASGSPVDVLGYLIETREIDQTIKAVISEIQETWREIIPVTFMNESPTKAPSVTARQAEVKPLLEKVTSLFDKTREIFDGFHN; this is encoded by the coding sequence TTGAATAACAGTGCCCTTGCTTCAGAATATCTACTTCGGGCTACGAGAACCTTGAAGGAGAGCACTGACGCGTTCAATGACGGGGACCTATACTACACTGTGGTGAGGTGCAAGGAGACCCTTGAGAACCTTGCCTCGACCCTGCTTTCCCTCTATGGAATCCTCACCGCAAGCGGATCTCCCGTGGACGTTTTAGGCTATCTAATCGAGACAAGGGAAATCGATCAGACGATTAAGGCAGTCATATCAGAGATCCAGGAAACCTGGAGGGAGATTATCCCCGTGACCTTTATGAATGAGTCTCCAACTAAGGCTCCCTCCGTCACGGCAAGACAAGCTGAGGTAAAGCCCCTTCTAGAGAAGGTCACATCACTTTTCGATAAAACGAGGGAGATATTCGATGGATTTCACAATTGA
- a CDS encoding 6-pyruvoyl trahydropterin synthase family protein, which translates to MKVRVGIEGFSIDSAHYTLSSPKDNQLHGHTYRVTVEVEGEVHEENGFVVDFNKLRELIKEAISSWDHKFIVPRRDMDKISITSPFKLEVKIIEAPYPTVEYIGMEIAKYVFTRLGSNFKVFVKIYEGSDSYALIEYP; encoded by the coding sequence ATGAAAGTGAGGGTTGGAATAGAGGGTTTTTCCATAGACTCGGCCCATTACACGCTTTCCTCTCCCAAGGATAATCAGCTACACGGGCATACCTATAGGGTTACGGTGGAAGTAGAGGGAGAAGTTCACGAGGAGAATGGTTTTGTTGTGGATTTCAACAAGTTGAGGGAGCTGATTAAGGAGGCCATCTCGTCCTGGGATCACAAGTTCATTGTTCCTAGAAGAGATATGGACAAGATTAGTATAACTTCACCGTTCAAGTTAGAAGTGAAAATAATTGAAGCTCCCTATCCCACTGTGGAGTACATAGGCATGGAGATTGCTAAATACGTCTTCACAAGATTAGGGAGCAATTTCAAGGTATTCGTCAAAATATATGAGGGATCCGATTCCTATGCCTTGATAGAATACCCTTGA
- a CDS encoding dihydropteroate synthase-like protein has product MRVLLITGKLARPILEEAVKNLEGVSILALDYPVASLMSIRYILEKLKERKELLSQYDYLVLPGLVYGDAKIIEKELGIKTYKGTENAWDVVRVIDALRNGVELSTIYPADVILNTSLMEDAMKILDEVEANAQYAFDIGFRIPLRPPPFRLLLELDPSQPLDKWLHEIGRVKPYVDGVVVGFPVGFSDLDEVRRRVKSVRDVISVVGIDSDSPQILKEGVREGASLVLNLNEDNMEKLEELKKESAFVVAPFSTENRAETTVNLVRKAKHMGFDRLIADPVLSPPLMGFTESILDYARLRATLPDTPLMMGTLNVTELIDADSHGVNALLSVMGMELGISVFLTMEKGKTRWSVWELREATKMVSIAHSQGKVPKDVGIDLLLLKDKKRLKAFSPQTKRIPAREIEPEMDRAGFVHIVLEDRKIVASFRGKKEVSVEGQDGLLVGRTLLREVGDISPEHALYIGYELAKAEIASYLDKNYIQDKPLVRRIGLEDSGA; this is encoded by the coding sequence ATGAGAGTACTGCTAATTACAGGTAAATTGGCTAGGCCGATCTTGGAGGAGGCTGTCAAAAACTTGGAAGGCGTCTCCATTTTGGCCCTAGATTACCCTGTTGCCTCCCTAATGAGCATAAGGTACATTCTAGAGAAGTTAAAGGAGAGAAAGGAGCTCCTATCTCAATACGACTATCTTGTTTTGCCAGGGCTAGTTTATGGTGACGCAAAGATAATCGAGAAGGAACTCGGAATTAAGACCTACAAGGGAACTGAAAATGCCTGGGACGTGGTGAGGGTGATAGATGCTCTGAGGAATGGTGTAGAGCTATCTACCATATACCCTGCTGACGTCATTCTAAATACCTCGTTGATGGAGGATGCCATGAAAATTCTGGATGAGGTTGAGGCTAACGCTCAGTATGCGTTCGATATAGGGTTTAGGATTCCGCTTCGCCCTCCACCCTTTAGGCTTCTCCTCGAACTCGACCCATCACAGCCTCTAGACAAATGGCTTCACGAGATAGGGAGAGTAAAACCATACGTGGATGGTGTGGTGGTGGGGTTTCCGGTAGGTTTCTCGGATCTAGATGAGGTAAGGAGAAGGGTTAAGTCTGTTAGGGACGTGATTTCGGTTGTGGGGATAGACAGCGACTCCCCTCAGATACTAAAGGAGGGAGTAAGGGAAGGTGCGTCTCTAGTCCTCAATCTCAATGAGGACAACATGGAGAAACTTGAGGAGCTCAAGAAGGAGTCTGCGTTCGTTGTGGCCCCCTTCTCGACAGAGAATAGGGCTGAGACAACTGTGAACCTTGTGAGAAAGGCCAAGCACATGGGTTTCGATAGGCTCATTGCTGACCCAGTTCTCTCACCCCCTCTCATGGGCTTCACGGAGAGTATCTTGGATTATGCTAGGCTAAGGGCAACTTTACCAGATACACCACTAATGATGGGTACGTTGAATGTTACGGAGTTGATTGATGCTGACAGCCATGGGGTAAACGCACTTCTTTCAGTTATGGGAATGGAGCTAGGTATTTCAGTCTTCTTGACCATGGAGAAGGGAAAGACCAGATGGAGTGTATGGGAATTGAGAGAGGCCACTAAGATGGTTTCCATTGCTCACTCTCAGGGAAAGGTACCCAAGGATGTGGGAATAGATCTTCTCCTCCTTAAGGATAAAAAGAGATTGAAAGCCTTCTCCCCTCAAACAAAAAGGATACCTGCACGGGAAATTGAACCAGAAATGGACAGGGCTGGCTTCGTTCACATTGTCCTTGAGGATCGAAAAATAGTAGCTTCGTTTAGGGGAAAGAAAGAGGTGTCTGTTGAAGGGCAAGATGGGCTTCTAGTGGGAAGAACGCTCCTAAGGGAAGTAGGGGATATCTCGCCAGAACATGCCCTGTATATAGGGTATGAGCTAGCTAAAGCCGAAATTGCTAGCTATCTGGACAAGAACTACATTCAAGATAAACCCCTTGTAAGGAGGATAGGCCTTGAGGATAGTGGTGCCTAA
- the trxB gene encoding thioredoxin-disulfide reductase, giving the protein MSLIPRSTNINPNEKFDTIIIGLGPAAYSAALYAARYMLKTLVIGETPGGQLTEAGEVDDYLGLIGVQASEMIKLFNAHVEKYKVPVLMDRVESFKREGEEYVVKTKRKGEFRASTLIVAVGTKRRKLNVPGENEFIGRGVSYCSVCDAPLFKNRPVVVVGGGNSALDGAELLSRYATKVYLVHRREEFRAQPIIVKLVKEKPNVELILNSVVKEIKGDKLVRKVVVQNMKTGEVREIDANGIFVEIGFEPPTEFAKINGLEVDEQGYIKVDDWTRTNLPGVFAAGDCTNKWIGFRQVATSTAMGAVAAHSAYNYLNERKGKT; this is encoded by the coding sequence ATGAGTCTCATTCCACGCTCAACGAATATTAACCCAAACGAGAAATTTGATACCATCATTATTGGTCTTGGTCCAGCAGCCTACAGTGCTGCACTATACGCAGCTAGGTACATGCTAAAGACGCTTGTAATAGGGGAGACGCCAGGAGGTCAGCTAACTGAGGCAGGAGAAGTGGATGACTACCTGGGCCTCATTGGCGTTCAAGCGTCGGAAATGATAAAGTTATTCAACGCTCATGTAGAGAAATACAAGGTACCTGTTCTCATGGACAGGGTAGAGTCCTTTAAAAGAGAGGGCGAGGAATATGTGGTCAAGACCAAGAGAAAGGGAGAGTTTAGGGCTTCTACACTAATAGTAGCAGTGGGAACCAAGAGGAGGAAACTTAATGTTCCAGGTGAGAACGAGTTTATAGGTAGGGGTGTCTCCTACTGCTCCGTGTGTGACGCCCCACTCTTCAAGAATAGGCCAGTAGTTGTAGTGGGGGGAGGAAACTCGGCGTTGGACGGGGCCGAGCTACTTAGCAGGTACGCGACCAAGGTTTACCTTGTGCATAGAAGGGAAGAGTTTAGGGCTCAACCAATAATAGTGAAACTGGTTAAGGAGAAACCAAATGTGGAGTTGATCCTGAACTCCGTGGTCAAGGAAATTAAGGGAGATAAGCTTGTCAGGAAAGTTGTGGTACAGAATATGAAAACCGGCGAGGTAAGGGAGATAGATGCCAATGGAATATTCGTGGAAATAGGATTTGAACCCCCCACTGAGTTCGCTAAGATTAACGGACTAGAGGTGGACGAACAGGGTTACATAAAGGTAGACGACTGGACAAGGACTAACCTACCAGGGGTTTTCGCTGCAGGGGACTGCACCAACAAGTGGATTGGATTCAGACAGGTTGCAACGTCAACAGCAATGGGCGCGGTTGCGGCACACTCAGCTTATAACTATTTGAACGAGAGAAAAGGTAAAACATGA
- a CDS encoding inositol monophosphatase family protein codes for MMRTILERISAEATKYLREMSGREGIDRVLGTHEDDTTKVIDKLAEDFILEKLNETGLPITYVTEETGTIRKEGSEYVAVIDPLDGSTNFLNGITWAAVSISVYSSKGAPVAGIVGEIFSGKTYSYDERGAYINGERVERVSSPKQRIVLPYFDRSRLREITQVLSAIEGNYKTRNLGAASLDMLLVCTGRAYLFVDVRNKLRNVDIASSLNFCEKVNISPFSLEGERIRIDLEKVSVVKNVLVTPDSSLSQRILSAWKALPS; via the coding sequence ATGATGAGAACTATCCTGGAAAGGATCTCCGCGGAGGCAACGAAGTACCTACGAGAGATGAGCGGAAGGGAGGGGATAGACAGGGTACTGGGTACACACGAAGATGACACCACGAAGGTAATAGATAAACTTGCAGAGGATTTTATACTGGAGAAGCTCAACGAAACTGGTCTCCCAATAACATACGTTACTGAGGAAACTGGAACCATAAGAAAGGAAGGGTCGGAATACGTCGCCGTGATCGATCCACTCGATGGTAGCACGAACTTTCTTAACGGTATAACCTGGGCTGCAGTCTCGATCTCTGTCTACTCCTCAAAGGGAGCTCCGGTTGCAGGAATAGTGGGAGAAATATTCTCTGGGAAGACCTATTCATACGACGAGAGGGGGGCGTACATTAACGGGGAGAGAGTTGAGAGGGTGTCCTCTCCCAAGCAGAGGATAGTTCTTCCCTACTTTGATAGGAGCAGACTGAGGGAGATCACCCAGGTACTTTCAGCAATAGAGGGGAACTATAAAACCAGAAATCTAGGTGCAGCTTCGCTGGACATGTTGCTTGTCTGCACGGGAAGGGCTTACCTCTTCGTTGATGTCAGAAACAAGCTCAGAAACGTGGATATAGCCTCATCACTAAATTTCTGCGAGAAGGTGAACATATCCCCCTTCAGTCTTGAAGGGGAAAGAATAAGGATAGACCTGGAAAAGGTCTCGGTCGTGAAGAACGTACTGGTTACTCCTGACTCTTCGCTTTCTCAACGGATTTTATCAGCGTGGAAGGCCTTACCTTCTTGA
- a CDS encoding AAA family ATPase yields the protein MSYIETMLILFIALGIIVYILMGLFKRFTTNFTTSDRASQVQVKSKKKEEEERKASWDDIGGYEDVKKEIREYIEFPLKNKEIAKTYGLRPPKGVLLFGPPGCGKTLMMRALAGEAKLNFIYVNVSDIMSKWYGESEARLKELFANARKNAPCILFFDEIDTIGVRRETHSGDSVTPRLLSLMLSEIDGLHSDDGVIIVGSTNVPQTLDKALLRAGRFDKLIFIGPPNKQARLEILKVHCAGKPLAPDVDLSKIAEMTERYSGADLANICQEAARKVAVEALESKTERKITMQDFMEIIQRYKPSITLQMLEEFEKFRLDYERRSRKSEDAKEGEDKITLDDIGGYTKVKQELKELLELQLKYARLMEQMKVPPIRGLLLYGPPGVGKTMMAKALAKTLDVKLISVSVAEIMYKGYEGAVATIKEVFNRARENRPAIILLDELDAIASKRTQRGNGESSKIVNQLLTEMDGIRNLKEVVVIGTTNRIKVIDPALLRPGRFDIVIKMGLPNLEERLDILQKYLGVENCQEVDCRKIAELTENYTGADLAAVAREAKIRVLKDIIRGQTDRKLTKEDMMESLKKVRPSTLIKSVEKAKSQE from the coding sequence ATGAGCTACATCGAGACAATGCTAATTCTTTTTATAGCACTTGGTATTATAGTCTACATACTTATGGGTCTATTTAAAAGATTTACTACCAATTTCACCACCAGCGACAGGGCTTCCCAGGTTCAGGTGAAGTCTAAGAAGAAAGAGGAGGAGGAGAGAAAGGCTTCCTGGGACGACATTGGAGGTTACGAGGATGTAAAGAAGGAGATCAGGGAGTACATAGAGTTTCCCCTGAAGAACAAGGAGATAGCCAAGACCTATGGGTTAAGGCCTCCAAAGGGAGTATTACTTTTCGGTCCCCCCGGTTGTGGAAAGACTCTAATGATGAGGGCTTTGGCTGGCGAGGCTAAACTGAACTTCATTTACGTGAATGTCAGCGATATCATGAGCAAATGGTACGGGGAAAGCGAGGCCAGGCTCAAGGAGTTGTTCGCTAACGCCAGGAAGAATGCCCCATGTATCCTGTTCTTCGATGAGATAGATACAATTGGTGTAAGGAGGGAAACCCACAGTGGTGATTCAGTTACTCCCAGGTTACTTTCCCTCATGTTGTCGGAGATTGATGGCCTGCACAGCGATGATGGAGTAATAATAGTTGGTTCCACTAACGTGCCCCAGACGTTGGATAAGGCATTACTTAGGGCAGGGAGATTCGATAAGTTGATCTTCATAGGTCCTCCGAATAAGCAGGCCAGGCTGGAGATACTGAAGGTTCACTGTGCAGGCAAGCCCTTGGCCCCAGACGTGGATCTATCCAAGATAGCAGAGATGACGGAGAGGTACAGTGGAGCGGATCTGGCAAACATATGCCAGGAAGCGGCGAGGAAGGTGGCTGTGGAGGCGTTGGAGAGCAAGACCGAGAGGAAGATAACTATGCAAGACTTTATGGAGATCATTCAGAGATACAAACCAAGTATCACTTTACAGATGCTTGAGGAGTTCGAAAAGTTCAGGCTAGATTACGAGAGAAGATCTAGGAAATCTGAGGATGCTAAGGAGGGAGAGGACAAGATAACTCTGGATGACATAGGTGGCTACACGAAGGTTAAGCAGGAACTAAAGGAGCTCCTAGAGCTTCAGCTAAAATACGCTAGACTCATGGAGCAGATGAAGGTTCCACCAATTAGGGGGCTCCTACTTTATGGCCCTCCAGGAGTTGGTAAGACCATGATGGCTAAGGCTCTCGCTAAGACTCTCGATGTCAAGTTGATTTCAGTGAGCGTGGCGGAGATAATGTACAAGGGATATGAGGGAGCAGTTGCCACAATAAAGGAAGTGTTTAACAGAGCGAGGGAGAACAGGCCCGCAATAATTCTCTTGGACGAGCTAGATGCTATTGCATCCAAGAGAACCCAGAGGGGTAACGGCGAATCCTCAAAAATTGTGAACCAGCTTTTGACAGAGATGGACGGAATAAGAAACCTAAAGGAGGTAGTGGTTATTGGTACCACAAACAGGATCAAGGTTATAGACCCCGCGCTACTCAGGCCCGGAAGATTTGACATAGTGATAAAGATGGGTCTTCCCAACCTCGAGGAAAGGCTGGACATTCTGCAAAAGTACCTTGGGGTGGAGAATTGTCAGGAGGTGGACTGCAGGAAGATTGCAGAGCTCACCGAGAATTACACAGGGGCCGATCTGGCAGCGGTTGCTAGGGAGGCGAAGATAAGGGTGCTCAAGGACATTATAAGGGGACAAACTGACAGGAAGTTAACCAAGGAGGATATGATGGAGTCACTCAAGAAGGTAAGGCCTTCCACGCTGATAAAATCCGTTGAGAAAGCGAAGAGTCAGGAGTAA
- a CDS encoding phytoene desaturase family protein has translation MYDVAIVGGGHNGLVTASYLAMNGLKVAVFERRNIVGGASVTEELWPGVKVSTGAYVLSLLRPRIIRDLRLEQFGLEVITKDPGLFVPFGNGRSLYIWSDLKKTQREIEKFSKRDALAYEKWLKFWDPFYELADLLMLSPPPSWDDLDSLLSLVKVQGLDLSELALPLRSVVQDASSLLNEFFESEEVKAALVEDAVVGTMASPSTPGTAYVLAHHVLGEVNGVKGAWGYVKGGMGGVTQALRRSAEHLGVEIFTGAEVDSILAKGGKVEGIKLANGKIVHSRIVVSNADPKTTFLKLLRDAELDEDFLRRVRSLKSRGVSFKIVGYTEELPNFGNGTTLGPEHVASELILPSVDYVERAFIDAKSLGYSKEPWLSINIQSSVDPTVAPPGKFSFSIFGQYLPYSKNLDDMRELVYQITLEKIREYAPNFKPVKYEVLTPLDIERRFGITEGNIFHLDMTPDQLYVFRPLPGYHDYTTPVQGLYLCGSGTHPGGGVTGAPGFNAAQRILSDLRSNH, from the coding sequence ATGTACGACGTGGCCATTGTGGGTGGTGGTCACAACGGTCTTGTTACGGCGTCTTATCTAGCTATGAATGGACTTAAGGTCGCCGTCTTTGAAAGGAGGAACATAGTGGGAGGCGCCTCCGTCACGGAGGAGTTGTGGCCAGGGGTAAAGGTTTCCACAGGCGCCTACGTTCTCAGCCTTCTGAGACCCAGGATCATAAGGGATCTGAGACTGGAGCAATTTGGACTCGAGGTAATAACCAAGGATCCCGGGCTCTTCGTCCCCTTCGGTAACGGGAGGTCACTTTACATCTGGAGCGATCTCAAGAAGACTCAGAGGGAAATAGAGAAATTTTCCAAAAGGGACGCCTTGGCGTACGAGAAGTGGCTCAAGTTCTGGGATCCCTTCTATGAATTGGCGGATCTCCTGATGTTGTCCCCTCCACCCTCCTGGGATGATTTGGATAGTCTCCTCTCCCTAGTCAAGGTTCAGGGTCTAGATCTCTCGGAACTGGCCCTTCCCTTGAGGTCAGTGGTTCAGGATGCGTCCTCCCTTCTGAACGAGTTCTTTGAATCCGAGGAGGTCAAGGCAGCCCTAGTTGAGGACGCAGTAGTGGGGACAATGGCCTCTCCCTCCACCCCTGGTACCGCGTACGTTCTGGCTCATCACGTCCTCGGGGAAGTTAACGGTGTTAAGGGTGCGTGGGGCTACGTCAAGGGTGGGATGGGCGGTGTCACCCAAGCTCTCAGGAGGTCGGCTGAGCACCTTGGGGTGGAAATATTCACTGGGGCCGAGGTTGACAGCATTTTAGCGAAGGGAGGGAAAGTGGAAGGCATTAAACTAGCCAACGGGAAAATCGTTCACTCTAGGATAGTTGTGTCCAACGCAGACCCTAAAACCACCTTCCTGAAGCTCCTTAGGGACGCTGAACTGGACGAGGACTTCCTCAGGAGGGTCAGGTCGCTGAAGAGCAGGGGAGTCTCATTCAAGATCGTGGGTTACACCGAGGAACTGCCCAATTTCGGGAACGGGACTACTCTAGGCCCAGAGCACGTGGCGTCTGAGCTTATTCTGCCCTCCGTCGACTACGTTGAGAGGGCCTTCATTGACGCCAAATCCCTTGGTTACTCCAAGGAACCTTGGCTTTCCATAAACATACAGTCCTCAGTGGATCCCACGGTTGCCCCTCCGGGTAAGTTCTCCTTCTCAATCTTCGGTCAGTATCTTCCCTACTCCAAGAACTTGGACGATATGAGGGAACTGGTATATCAGATAACCCTGGAGAAAATAAGGGAGTACGCTCCCAATTTCAAGCCAGTTAAGTACGAAGTCTTAACCCCACTGGATATAGAGAGAAGGTTTGGAATAACTGAGGGCAACATCTTTCACCTGGACATGACGCCCGATCAGTTATACGTTTTCAGACCTCTGCCTGGGTACCACGATTACACCACACCGGTACAGGGGCTATATCTATGTGGCTCGGGAACACATCCTGGTGGAGGGGTAACTGGGGCTCCAGGTTTTAACGCCGCTCAAAGGATATTGTCCGACCTCAGGAGTAATCACTAA